Proteins encoded within one genomic window of Sphingomonas cannabina:
- a CDS encoding rhamnogalacturonidase: MREVRVEFERRTMILGLSAALATSPALATAAGVHGSVHDVRHYGARGDGRSIDSPAINRAIRNASRAGGGTVLVPAGRYLCFSIRLLDNVTLLLATGSVIEAADPAVHGARYDPPENDLEEQFQDFGITHVHNSLIYGDGASNIAIIGRGMLHGVGLDREGPGDRWHGRPGWQSPAALGLSPREARLRDPKEQAAVGRANKTIGLMRCRNVRLRDFTILQGGHFGVIAHGVTNMAIEGLTVDTDRDGIDIDCCRDVRVTGCVVNAPKDDAIVLKSSYALGRKVACEDVTVSGCRTMGYAMGSLLDGSYRPSDYRAPDKIGVLGRIKLGTESNGGFRNIRIVDCTCENSRGILMGVVDGGTLEDVLVSGIIMRDPVNHPLFVRQAARLRAPAGTPVGQCRRIRFSDITISGADPRFPCGVAGIADAPVEDVSFTDIDVTHRGGGTAADAARVPPDRRETSLEVSFMGPLPALGLFARHARRLALRNATFRAEAPDARPAVVLDDVRGAIVDGLISPHTREGAVAAQNSSDIAIGDVHSFA, encoded by the coding sequence ATGAGAGAGGTGCGGGTCGAGTTCGAACGACGGACGATGATTCTCGGCCTGTCCGCGGCGTTGGCTACATCGCCGGCGCTCGCTACGGCTGCGGGCGTTCACGGGTCGGTCCACGACGTGCGACACTATGGCGCGCGCGGGGACGGCCGCAGCATCGACAGCCCGGCGATCAACCGCGCCATCCGCAACGCCAGCCGCGCCGGCGGCGGGACGGTGCTGGTGCCGGCGGGGCGCTATCTCTGCTTCTCGATCCGGCTGCTCGACAACGTGACGCTGCTGCTCGCGACCGGATCGGTGATCGAGGCGGCGGACCCCGCTGTGCATGGTGCCCGCTACGACCCGCCCGAGAACGACCTCGAGGAGCAGTTTCAGGACTTCGGGATCACCCATGTCCACAACAGCCTGATCTACGGCGACGGCGCATCCAACATCGCGATCATCGGCCGCGGGATGCTGCATGGCGTAGGGCTCGACCGCGAGGGGCCGGGTGACCGCTGGCACGGGCGGCCCGGCTGGCAGTCGCCCGCCGCGCTCGGGCTCAGCCCGCGCGAGGCGCGGCTCCGCGATCCCAAGGAGCAGGCGGCGGTAGGGCGCGCCAACAAGACGATCGGCCTGATGCGCTGCCGCAATGTGCGGCTGCGCGACTTCACCATCCTTCAGGGCGGCCATTTCGGCGTGATCGCCCACGGCGTCACCAACATGGCAATCGAGGGCCTGACCGTCGACACCGACCGCGACGGCATTGACATTGACTGCTGCCGCGACGTGCGCGTGACCGGCTGCGTGGTCAACGCGCCCAAGGACGACGCGATCGTGCTCAAGAGCAGCTATGCCCTCGGCCGCAAGGTCGCGTGCGAGGACGTGACCGTCTCCGGCTGCAGGACGATGGGCTATGCGATGGGCTCGCTGCTCGACGGCAGCTATCGCCCGTCCGACTATCGCGCGCCGGACAAGATCGGCGTGCTCGGCCGCATCAAGCTCGGCACCGAGAGCAACGGCGGCTTCCGCAACATCCGGATCGTCGACTGCACCTGCGAGAACAGCCGCGGCATCCTGATGGGCGTGGTCGACGGCGGCACGCTGGAGGACGTACTCGTCTCCGGCATCATCATGCGCGACCCGGTCAATCATCCGCTGTTCGTCCGCCAGGCCGCGCGCCTTCGCGCTCCGGCGGGGACGCCGGTCGGCCAATGCCGCCGGATCAGGTTCAGCGACATCACCATATCCGGGGCCGATCCCCGCTTCCCCTGCGGCGTCGCCGGCATCGCCGACGCGCCGGTCGAGGACGTGAGCTTCACCGACATCGACGTCACCCACCGCGGCGGCGGCACCGCCGCGGATGCGGCGCGCGTGCCGCCCGACCGGCGCGAGACCAGCCTGGAGGTCAGCTTCATGGGCCCGCTGCCGGCACTCGGCCTGTTCGCGCGGCATGCCCGGCGCCTCGCGCTCAGGAACGCGACCTTCCGTGCCGAGGCGCCGGATGCGCGGCCCGCCGTGGTGCTCGACGACGTCAGGGGCGCGATCGTCGACGGCCTGATCTCTCCTCATACGCGCGAAGGAGCCGTCGCCGCGCAGAACAGCAGCGATATCGCGATCGGCGATGTCCACAGCTTCGCATAA
- a CDS encoding amidohydrolase family protein, with protein sequence MRVLDAHQHFWRIGGPGQSWPDAEWPRIHRDFVPDDLRSAAAGIDLVGSVLVQSQPDDRDTDWMCEIAGDDATVKAIVGWVDFDRADATTRIAELARRPKLRGLRPMLQAIDDSDWILGLERAPAIEAMIAHGLRFDALVQPRHLAPLLTFARRWPELAIVIDHGAKPFAARGELDPWREEIAALAELPNVWCKLSGLRTEQAPGQPAAALQSYVAHLVRHFPGRLLWGSDWPVLLHAGDSYADWVHTAYDLAAPVDAAARDELFVGAARRFYAIGEADL encoded by the coding sequence ATGCGCGTCCTCGATGCGCACCAGCATTTCTGGCGGATCGGCGGACCGGGGCAGAGCTGGCCCGACGCCGAATGGCCGCGGATCCATCGCGATTTCGTACCGGACGACCTGAGGTCGGCCGCGGCGGGCATCGACCTCGTCGGCAGCGTACTGGTGCAGTCGCAGCCGGACGACCGCGACACCGACTGGATGTGCGAGATCGCCGGCGACGATGCGACGGTGAAGGCGATCGTCGGCTGGGTCGATTTCGACCGGGCCGATGCGACGACGCGGATCGCCGAGCTGGCGCGCCGGCCGAAGCTGCGCGGGCTGAGGCCCATGCTCCAGGCGATCGATGACAGCGACTGGATCCTTGGCCTTGAGCGTGCGCCGGCGATCGAGGCGATGATCGCGCACGGCCTCCGCTTCGACGCGCTGGTCCAGCCGCGCCACCTGGCGCCGCTGCTGACCTTCGCAAGGCGTTGGCCGGAACTCGCGATCGTGATCGACCATGGCGCCAAGCCATTCGCCGCGCGTGGCGAGCTCGACCCATGGCGCGAGGAAATCGCCGCGCTGGCCGAGCTGCCCAATGTCTGGTGCAAGCTCTCGGGCCTGCGCACGGAGCAGGCGCCGGGCCAGCCGGCGGCGGCGCTGCAATCCTATGTCGCGCATCTCGTGCGGCATTTCCCCGGCAGGCTGCTGTGGGGCAGCGACTGGCCGGTGCTGCTGCACGCCGGCGACAGCTATGCCGACTGGGTCCATACCGCTTATGATCTCGCCGCACCGGTGGATGCGGCGGCACGGGACGAGCTGTTCGTCGGTGCGGCGCGCCGCTTCTACGCGATCGGAGAGGCTGACCTTTGA
- a CDS encoding response regulator, with protein MARQEQPHILIVDDDRQIRTMLARYLGDNGLRVTSAADGRQMGELTGRYRFDVVVLDVMMPGDDGFTLCQRLRATSTVPIILLTARGDDTDRVIGLELGADDYVPKPFNPRELLARIRAALRRAAMSAAPPREHAAGRVRFAGWTLDTGRRTLISPAGSLVELTTGEFDLLVALVQHPQQVLSRDQLLDYVHGRSSLNIDRSIDVQVSRLRRKVEADPQAPALIKTVRNGGYFFSAAVEPDVAA; from the coding sequence ATGGCCCGCCAGGAACAGCCGCATATCCTGATCGTCGACGACGACCGCCAGATCCGCACGATGCTGGCGCGCTATCTCGGCGACAACGGCCTGCGCGTGACCAGCGCCGCCGACGGCCGCCAGATGGGCGAGCTCACTGGCCGCTACCGGTTCGACGTGGTCGTGCTCGACGTGATGATGCCGGGCGACGATGGCTTCACCCTGTGCCAGCGCCTGCGCGCCACCAGCACCGTGCCGATCATCCTGCTGACCGCGCGCGGCGACGACACCGACCGCGTGATCGGGCTGGAGCTCGGCGCCGATGATTATGTGCCCAAGCCCTTCAACCCGCGCGAGCTGCTCGCCCGCATCCGCGCCGCCCTCCGCCGCGCCGCGATGAGCGCCGCGCCGCCGCGCGAGCACGCCGCCGGCCGCGTCCGCTTCGCCGGCTGGACACTCGACACCGGCCGGCGCACCCTGATCTCGCCGGCCGGCTCGCTGGTCGAGCTCACCACGGGCGAGTTCGACCTGCTGGTCGCCCTCGTCCAGCATCCGCAGCAGGTGCTGAGTCGCGACCAGCTGCTCGACTATGTCCACGGCCGCTCGAGCCTCAACATCGACCGCAGCATCGACGTGCAGGTGAGCCGCCTGCGCCGCAAGGTCGAGGCCGATCCGCAGGCGCCGGCGCTGATCAAGACCGTGCGCAACGGCGGCTATTTCTTCTCCGCCGCGGTCGAGCCGGACGTGGCGGCGTGA
- a CDS encoding glycoside hydrolase family 28 protein yields the protein MTQSRRELLGQAPALSLALAMPGLSAPARAGRLFDIRRYGAIPDGRTVNTRAIQKAIDACAAAGGGMIVVPAGVFVSGSIVLKPGVGLELRKGAVLKGSPNLADYPLVLRRFVEAYPEALRMALLNARGNHGLRIVGPGTLDGHGEPFWRRFFQTPEESVEGRRVYYHFPQICFIQDCDDVLVSGVTFKDAAFWNLHLYRCRRAVVEDARFEVPHHIRAPSSDGIDVDSCQDVTIRHCRFSVDDDCIALKGTQGPGAAAYAEAPPVERIHIHDCVFEAGLGCVTYGTNGTIIRDVKVERITNLGDMPTIRFKVRPDTPGQVYERLRVRGIRLSPAPTPFARWHNGEVFYGMTDPNFGAGDPPIGLIVNARLTHGTKVPARPPGAIIRDVVIEDVRGTTRGFGNISGNATTAISDITLRDIDVTLLDPERAKLIARGVRNLTLDRVRVNGAPAEVVTA from the coding sequence ATGACGCAATCGCGACGGGAGCTTCTGGGGCAGGCGCCGGCGCTGAGCCTGGCTCTTGCGATGCCGGGGCTGTCGGCCCCTGCCCGGGCCGGCCGCCTGTTCGACATCCGCCGCTACGGCGCGATTCCCGACGGCCGGACGGTGAACACCCGCGCGATCCAGAAGGCGATCGACGCCTGCGCCGCGGCGGGCGGCGGCATGATCGTGGTGCCGGCGGGCGTCTTCGTCAGCGGCTCGATCGTGCTGAAGCCGGGAGTCGGGCTGGAGCTGCGCAAGGGCGCGGTGCTCAAGGGTTCACCCAATCTCGCAGACTATCCGCTCGTCCTGCGCCGCTTCGTCGAGGCTTATCCCGAAGCGCTGCGGATGGCACTGCTCAACGCGCGGGGCAACCACGGCCTCAGGATCGTCGGGCCCGGCACGCTCGACGGCCATGGCGAACCCTTCTGGCGGCGCTTCTTCCAGACGCCCGAGGAAAGCGTCGAGGGGCGGCGGGTCTATTATCACTTCCCACAGATCTGTTTCATCCAGGATTGCGACGACGTGCTGGTCAGCGGCGTCACCTTCAAGGACGCCGCCTTCTGGAACCTGCACCTCTACCGCTGCCGGCGCGCGGTGGTGGAGGACGCGCGCTTCGAGGTTCCGCATCACATCCGCGCGCCGAGCAGCGACGGCATCGACGTCGACAGCTGCCAGGACGTCACCATCCGTCACTGCCGCTTTTCGGTCGACGACGATTGCATCGCGCTCAAGGGCACGCAGGGCCCCGGCGCCGCCGCCTACGCCGAGGCGCCGCCGGTCGAACGTATCCACATCCACGACTGCGTATTCGAAGCCGGACTCGGCTGCGTCACCTATGGCACCAACGGGACGATCATCCGCGATGTGAAGGTCGAGCGGATCACCAACCTCGGCGACATGCCGACGATCCGGTTCAAGGTGCGTCCCGACACGCCGGGGCAGGTCTATGAGAGGCTCCGCGTGCGCGGCATCCGCCTCTCACCGGCACCGACCCCTTTCGCGCGCTGGCATAACGGCGAAGTGTTCTACGGCATGACCGATCCGAACTTCGGCGCCGGCGATCCTCCGATCGGGCTGATCGTCAACGCGCGCCTCACCCACGGCACCAAGGTGCCGGCGCGGCCGCCCGGCGCGATCATCCGCGACGTGGTGATCGAGGACGTGCGCGGCACCACGCGCGGCTTCGGCAACATCTCGGGCAATGCCACCACCGCGATCTCGGACATCACGCTGCGCGACATCGACGTGACGCTGCTCGATCCCGAGCGGGCGAAGCTGATCGCCCGCGGCGTACGCAACCTGACGCTCGACCGGGTGCGCGTGAACGGCGCGCCGGCGGAGGTGGTCACGGCCTGA
- a CDS encoding GntR family transcriptional regulator, with protein sequence MAATSAAAQDSSVAGSQRLSDLAYRKVLEGLFDRTVPAGAFVSQNDLVNLLGIPVQPLRDALRVLEAEGVLTIHPRSGIQFLKPDLELARSTYQFRTIIERAAARAYAETADADVVAGLIADHKALLADIEQAGFDGAALVRLGELEERLHGGMIASLRNPLVETTSRRLKNYVTLIRLDRLVTQPLALRTLREHLDILEAAAARDADAAEAALVGHFQAALQRILGMF encoded by the coding sequence ATGGCGGCAACTTCGGCAGCGGCGCAGGACAGTTCGGTGGCCGGATCGCAACGGTTGAGCGACCTCGCCTATCGCAAGGTGCTGGAGGGGCTGTTCGACCGCACCGTGCCCGCCGGAGCATTCGTTTCGCAGAACGACCTCGTCAACCTGCTCGGCATCCCCGTGCAGCCGCTCCGCGACGCGCTGCGCGTGCTGGAGGCGGAGGGGGTGCTGACGATCCATCCGCGGTCCGGCATCCAGTTCCTGAAGCCCGACCTGGAGCTCGCGCGCAGCACCTATCAGTTCCGCACGATCATCGAGCGTGCGGCGGCGCGGGCCTATGCCGAGACCGCCGATGCCGATGTTGTCGCCGGGCTGATCGCCGATCACAAGGCGCTGCTCGCCGACATCGAGCAGGCGGGCTTCGATGGCGCCGCGCTCGTGCGCCTGGGCGAGCTCGAGGAGCGGCTCCACGGCGGCATGATCGCCAGCCTGCGCAACCCGCTGGTCGAGACCACCTCGCGCCGCCTCAAGAACTACGTGACGCTGATCCGCCTCGATCGCCTCGTCACCCAGCCGCTGGCATTGAGGACGCTGCGCGAGCACCTCGATATCCTCGAAGCGGCGGCGGCGCGCGACGCTGATGCCGCCGAGGCCGCGCTGGTTGGCCATTTCCAGGCGGCGCTGCAGCGCATCCTCGGCATGTTCTGA
- a CDS encoding L-rhamnose mutarotase, which yields MTRRICLALDLVDDAALIAEYERWHQVGHTPPEVIQSIRDAGIDNMEIYRAGDRLFMIIDAAEDFSAERKAAMDEANPAVVAWEERMQRFQQPIPAATPGKKWHEMDRIFRLTEHQGLGD from the coding sequence ATGACCCGCCGCATCTGTCTCGCGCTCGATCTCGTCGACGATGCCGCGCTGATCGCCGAATATGAGCGCTGGCATCAGGTGGGGCACACCCCGCCGGAGGTCATCCAGTCGATCCGCGACGCGGGCATCGACAACATGGAGATCTACCGTGCCGGCGACCGGCTGTTCATGATCATCGACGCCGCCGAGGATTTCTCCGCCGAACGCAAGGCGGCGATGGACGAGGCCAACCCCGCCGTCGTCGCCTGGGAGGAGCGGATGCAGCGGTTCCAGCAGCCGATCCCCGCCGCCACCCCCGGCAAGAAGTGGCACGAGATGGACCGCATCTTCCGCCTGACCGAGCACCAGGGGCTCGGCGACTGA
- a CDS encoding sensor histidine kinase, which yields MKLKLSIRLAIAIVLAVTASFLFDQVLRVLIPPSPVFVVQRSWLVDAVVQARDGSLGTDRSRFFDIASYPEPPFPQGGKAAQFADDFRSSLARALRRSEADVRVRADTFSDVLWERSPSTPTGIIPTMPTLLGRTDIPTRDGAVLGRLEIAVRQGGGHWLVIRPHQTRDTLSHYLRNALESAGNLLILAVFSIWMARSIAVPLGRLASAAERLGREREPTLITGMRLPEFAAIADTFNAMQLRLKRYVDERVQMLAAISHDLRTPLTRLRLLAEYVPDEEQRTQLKSNVTEMETMVADALAFMRGEARREPMEAVDLASLLISLADTCKDMGEDVAYEGPDHFDIRCRPGAMRRVFDNLVANGCRYGGSVRIALRGAGERVVIDVSDPGPGIAPEDAERAFAPFERLDSSRSRETGGTGLGLSISRDIVRDHGGEIAFDRAGGRFTVRVALPAGARPIAAVHDDPISSAKALS from the coding sequence GTGAAGCTGAAGCTCTCGATACGCCTGGCGATCGCCATCGTGCTGGCGGTGACGGCCTCTTTCCTGTTCGATCAGGTGCTGCGCGTGCTGATCCCGCCGTCGCCGGTCTTCGTGGTCCAGCGGTCGTGGCTCGTCGATGCCGTCGTCCAGGCCCGTGACGGCTCCCTCGGCACGGACCGGTCGCGCTTCTTCGACATCGCGTCCTATCCGGAACCGCCCTTCCCGCAAGGCGGCAAGGCCGCGCAATTCGCCGACGACTTCCGGTCCTCGCTGGCACGCGCGCTGCGCAGGAGCGAAGCCGATGTCCGCGTCCGGGCGGACACGTTCAGCGACGTGCTCTGGGAACGTTCGCCCAGCACCCCGACGGGGATCATTCCCACAATGCCGACCCTCCTGGGAAGGACCGATATCCCGACCCGCGACGGCGCGGTGCTCGGCCGGCTGGAGATCGCCGTGCGCCAGGGCGGCGGGCACTGGCTGGTCATCCGCCCGCACCAGACCCGCGACACCCTCTCGCACTATCTCCGCAATGCGCTGGAGAGCGCCGGCAATCTGCTCATCCTCGCGGTTTTCTCGATCTGGATGGCGCGGAGCATCGCCGTGCCACTCGGCCGCCTCGCCAGCGCGGCGGAGCGGTTGGGGCGGGAGCGCGAGCCGACGCTGATCACCGGGATGCGCCTGCCCGAATTCGCGGCGATCGCCGACACGTTCAACGCGATGCAGCTGCGGCTCAAGCGCTACGTCGACGAGCGGGTGCAGATGCTCGCCGCCATCTCGCACGACCTCAGGACGCCGCTCACGCGCCTGCGCCTGCTCGCCGAATATGTCCCCGACGAGGAGCAGCGCACCCAGCTCAAGTCCAACGTCACCGAGATGGAGACGATGGTCGCCGACGCGCTCGCCTTCATGCGTGGCGAGGCGCGGCGCGAGCCGATGGAGGCGGTCGATCTCGCCTCGCTGCTGATCAGCCTTGCCGATACTTGCAAGGACATGGGCGAGGACGTCGCCTATGAGGGGCCCGATCACTTCGACATCCGCTGCCGCCCGGGGGCGATGCGGCGCGTGTTCGACAATCTGGTCGCCAATGGCTGCCGCTACGGCGGCAGCGTGCGGATCGCGCTCCGCGGCGCGGGGGAACGCGTCGTGATCGACGTGAGCGATCCCGGCCCCGGCATCGCGCCCGAGGATGCCGAGCGCGCCTTCGCGCCGTTCGAGCGGCTCGATAGCTCGCGCAGCCGCGAGACCGGCGGCACCGGCCTCGGCCTGTCGATCAGCCGCGACATCGTGCGCGACCATGGCGGCGAGATCGCCTTCGACCGCGCGGGCGGCCGCTTCACCGTCCGCGTCGCGCTACCCGCCGGGGCGAGGCCGATCGCGGCGGTTCATGATGATCCGATCAGCTCGGCCAAAGCCTTGTCGTGA
- a CDS encoding tryptophan halogenase family protein, which produces MGSRTGPDGEERIGRVVILGGGTAGWMAATALARTFGRHLSVTLLESDEIGIVGVGEATIPTIHWFNQLIGLDEPAFLRATRATFKLGIEFVDWTRPGHRYLHPFGQYGVPLPGVAFHHRWLKARAEGLDLPLSAFSLATRLALENRFAKPASDPRSILSTLGYAYHFDASLYARHLRALAEAAGVVRVEGKLATVERHPETGFVTALTTERGDRLAGELFVDCSGFRALLIEGEMQAGYDDWSHWLPCDRAVAVPSARIAETTPYTRSTARPAGWQWRIPLQHRTGNGHVYASAFLGDDEAAATLLANLDGEPLAEPRFLRFTAGRRRCAWIGNVVAIGLSAGFLEPLESTSIHLIQSGIAKLLSLFPDRGCDPALAARFDALFTADMDNIKDLLILHYHATEGRSEPLWAHCQHMALPETLVEREEQYRRSGRLMIGADELFRDASWLAVLNGQGILAEGYHPVADTIDAEVNRTQLRRISEAVAQAAAAQPGHDKALAELIGSS; this is translated from the coding sequence ATGGGTTCGCGGACCGGACCGGACGGAGAGGAGCGGATCGGCCGGGTCGTGATCCTCGGCGGCGGCACGGCGGGGTGGATGGCCGCGACCGCGCTGGCCCGGACGTTCGGCCGCCATCTCTCCGTCACGCTGCTCGAATCGGACGAGATCGGCATCGTCGGCGTCGGCGAGGCGACGATCCCGACGATCCACTGGTTCAACCAGCTGATTGGCCTCGACGAGCCCGCCTTCCTCCGTGCGACCAGGGCGACGTTCAAACTCGGCATCGAGTTCGTCGACTGGACGCGGCCCGGCCATCGCTACCTCCACCCGTTCGGCCAATATGGCGTGCCGTTGCCAGGCGTCGCCTTCCATCACCGCTGGCTCAAGGCGCGGGCGGAAGGGCTCGACCTGCCGCTCTCCGCCTTCTCCCTCGCGACGCGGCTCGCGCTGGAGAACCGTTTCGCCAAGCCGGCGAGCGATCCGCGCTCGATCCTGTCGACGCTCGGCTATGCGTATCATTTCGACGCCAGCCTCTATGCGCGCCACCTGCGCGCGCTGGCGGAGGCGGCCGGCGTGGTACGCGTCGAGGGCAAGCTCGCCACGGTCGAGCGGCATCCCGAGACCGGCTTCGTCACCGCGCTGACCACCGAGCGCGGCGACCGGCTGGCGGGCGAGCTGTTCGTCGACTGCTCGGGCTTCCGCGCGCTGCTGATCGAGGGCGAGATGCAGGCCGGCTACGACGACTGGTCGCACTGGCTGCCCTGCGACCGCGCGGTCGCGGTTCCCTCAGCGCGTATCGCCGAGACGACACCCTACACGCGATCCACCGCGCGGCCTGCGGGGTGGCAATGGCGCATCCCGCTGCAGCACCGCACCGGCAACGGCCATGTCTACGCCAGCGCGTTCCTGGGCGACGATGAGGCGGCCGCGACATTGCTCGCCAACCTCGACGGCGAGCCGCTGGCCGAGCCGCGCTTCCTGCGCTTCACCGCGGGGCGGCGGCGGTGCGCATGGATCGGCAACGTCGTCGCGATCGGCCTGTCCGCGGGGTTCCTCGAACCGCTCGAATCGACCAGCATCCACCTCATCCAGAGCGGCATCGCCAAGCTGCTCTCGCTGTTTCCGGACCGCGGTTGCGACCCTGCCCTGGCGGCACGGTTCGACGCGCTGTTCACCGCCGACATGGACAATATCAAGGACCTGCTGATCCTCCACTATCATGCCACCGAGGGCCGGTCCGAGCCGCTGTGGGCGCACTGCCAGCACATGGCGCTGCCGGAGACGCTGGTGGAGCGCGAGGAGCAATACCGCCGCTCCGGCCGCCTGATGATCGGCGCCGACGAGCTGTTCCGCGACGCGAGCTGGCTCGCGGTGCTGAACGGCCAGGGCATCCTGGCCGAGGGCTATCATCCCGTCGCCGATACGATCGACGCGGAGGTCAACCGCACGCAGCTCCGCCGGATCAGCGAGGCGGTCGCGCAGGCGGCCGCCGCGCAGCCCGGTCACGACAAGGCTTTGGCCGAGCTGATCGGATCATCATGA
- a CDS encoding MipA/OmpV family protein: MYATRPASPSRPAWRHAFLLLAVPVATASAAGEARAQAQSQEGGDWQVTVGAGAIYTPDYEGSDDHDLLPFPAISISYRDLFYVRGPELGVNLVRLKPSDDLKINIGPMARFRRDRPEDRNADLRGLGDVDLAIEVGGALAIEYGNAFLRVAGGKDVAGGHDGVVVEGEAGLRFDLAERLNASVSARTSWADRKYMSSYFSVSPTQSVASGLPVYRAESGIKDVGAGLNLNYQLSRHWVVSAIGGYSRLLNDAKDAPLVRLRGSDDQWTGGLFLAYRF, encoded by the coding sequence ATGTACGCAACGCGTCCCGCCTCCCCCTCGCGCCCGGCATGGCGCCATGCGTTCCTCCTGCTCGCGGTGCCCGTCGCCACCGCGTCCGCGGCGGGCGAGGCCCGGGCACAGGCGCAGTCGCAGGAGGGCGGCGACTGGCAGGTGACGGTCGGCGCCGGCGCGATCTATACGCCCGACTATGAGGGATCGGACGATCACGACCTCCTCCCCTTCCCCGCGATCTCGATCAGCTATCGCGACCTCTTCTACGTCCGCGGGCCGGAGCTCGGCGTCAACCTGGTCCGGCTCAAGCCCAGCGACGACCTCAAGATCAACATCGGCCCGATGGCGCGCTTCCGCCGCGACCGGCCGGAGGACCGCAATGCCGACCTGAGGGGGCTCGGCGACGTCGACCTGGCCATCGAGGTCGGCGGCGCGCTCGCGATCGAGTACGGCAACGCCTTCCTGCGCGTGGCGGGAGGCAAGGACGTGGCGGGCGGCCACGACGGCGTGGTCGTCGAGGGCGAGGCGGGCCTCCGCTTCGACCTGGCCGAGCGGCTCAATGCCTCGGTCAGTGCGCGCACGAGCTGGGCCGACCGCAAATATATGAGCAGCTATTTCAGCGTCTCCCCCACCCAGTCGGTGGCGAGCGGGCTGCCCGTCTACCGGGCCGAGAGCGGCATCAAGGACGTCGGCGCCGGGCTGAACCTCAACTATCAGCTGAGCCGCCACTGGGTGGTCTCCGCGATCGGGGGCTACTCCCGTCTGCTCAACGACGCCAAGGACGCGCCGCTGGTCCGCCTGCGCGGGTCGGACGATCAGTGGACGGGCGGGCTGTTCCTGGCCTACCGCTTCTGA
- a CDS encoding aldo/keto reductase, with translation MNFDDLGPLGFGAAAIGNLYRATPDEDAAATVRAAWDAGIRYFDTAPHYGFGLSEKRLGAALSALDPGESAIVSTKVGRRLDPRPDADPGRPRQGFVTPEPFESVFDYSYDGAMRSYEASRQRLRRERIDILYVHDVGRATHGDDHPRRFAEFLDGGYRAMRELREAGAVGAIGLGVNEYQVVEEMLEHGDLDVVLLAGRYTLLEQEALASFLPSCERRGVRIVIGGPFNSGILATGVRAGGTPHYNYEPAPPAIVERVAAIEALCDRHGVPLAAAALQFPLAHPQVAAAIPGMGSPDQVADARRLLATPIPATLWIELKEQGLIRADAPVPSAQKEDA, from the coding sequence TTGAACTTCGACGATCTGGGCCCGCTCGGCTTCGGCGCCGCGGCGATCGGCAATCTCTATCGCGCGACGCCCGACGAGGACGCCGCCGCCACGGTGCGCGCCGCCTGGGACGCCGGCATCCGCTACTTCGACACCGCGCCGCACTACGGCTTCGGCCTCAGCGAGAAGCGGCTCGGCGCGGCGCTGTCCGCGCTCGACCCCGGCGAGAGCGCGATCGTCTCGACCAAGGTCGGGCGGCGGCTGGATCCCCGTCCCGATGCCGATCCCGGCCGGCCGCGCCAGGGCTTCGTCACACCCGAGCCGTTCGAGAGCGTGTTCGACTATTCCTACGACGGGGCGATGCGCTCCTACGAGGCGAGCCGGCAGCGGCTGCGGCGCGAGCGGATCGACATCCTCTACGTGCACGATGTCGGCCGGGCCACCCACGGCGACGATCATCCCCGCCGCTTCGCCGAGTTCCTCGATGGCGGCTACCGCGCGATGCGCGAGCTGCGCGAGGCCGGCGCCGTCGGTGCGATCGGCCTCGGCGTCAACGAATATCAGGTGGTCGAGGAGATGCTGGAGCACGGCGACCTCGACGTCGTGCTGCTTGCCGGCCGCTATACCTTGCTCGAACAGGAGGCGCTCGCCTCCTTCCTGCCCTCGTGCGAGCGGCGCGGCGTCAGGATCGTGATCGGCGGGCCCTTCAACTCGGGCATCCTCGCGACCGGCGTGCGCGCCGGGGGCACGCCCCACTATAATTACGAGCCGGCCCCGCCCGCGATCGTCGAGCGCGTCGCGGCGATCGAGGCGCTGTGCGACCGCCATGGCGTGCCGCTGGCGGCTGCGGCGCTGCAGTTCCCGCTCGCTCACCCGCAGGTGGCGGCGGCGATCCCCGGCATGGGTAGCCCCGATCAGGTCGCGGACGCACGCCGCCTGCTCGCCACGCCCATTCCCGCCACGCTATGGATTGAGCTCAAAGAGCAGGGGCTGATCCGCGCCGATGCACCGGTGCCGTCCGCACAGAAGGAAGACGCATGA